From the Anaeromyxobacter dehalogenans 2CP-1 genome, the window GATGAGCGCGTTCCGCTCACCCTGAGCGTAGGACGGACCGGAGGTCCGTCCGGAGTCGAAGGGTCACGCCGCCACGCGCGGCGGCCCGAGCAGCCGGCGCAGGTGCGCGAGCAGCGCCTCGCTGGTGAACGGCTTCTGGATGAGCTCCACGTCGCCGTCCACCAGCCGGTCCTGCACCAGCACGTCGTCGGTGTGGCCGGTCATGAACAGCACCTTCATCCCGGGCTGCCCCGGCGTGAGCGCCTCGGCCAGCTCCGCGCCGGTCATGCGCGGCATGACGAGGTCGGTGAGCAGCACGTCCACCCGGCCGCCGCGGGCGCGCGCCGCCTCCAGCGCCTCGGCGCCGTTCCGCCCGGAGATGACCTGGTAGCCGCTGCCGGAGAGCACGCGGCCGAGCAGCGTCCGGAGCGCGTCCTCGTCCTCGGCCAGCACCACCGTCTCGCCCAGCCCGCGCGGCGCCGCCACCGGCACCGCGACCGCCACCCGCGCCGCCGCCTCGTCGGCGGCCGGCAGGTACACGGTGAAGGACGTGCCCGCGCCCGGGCGCGACTCCACCCGGATGGCGCCGCCGGCCTGCCGCACGATGCCGTAGACCGTGGCGAGCCCGAGCCCGGTGCCGGTCTCCTTGGTGGTGAAGAACGGCTCGAAGATGCGCGCCCGCACCTCCTCCGTCATGCCCATGCCGGAGTCGCGCACCGTGAGCGTCACGTAGCGCCCGGCGGGCAGCGAGAGCTCGCGCAGCGCCTGCGGCACCTCCACGTTCGCGGTGGCGATGTGCAGCGGCCCGCCGTCGGGCATCGCGTCGCGCGCGTTCACCGCCAGGTTGAGCAGCACCTGCGCGAGCTGGTCGGCGTCGGCGAGCACCGGCCACGGCTGCTCCTGGAGCGTGGTGGTGACCTCGATCCGCTCGCCGATGGCGCGCCCGAGGAGCTTGCCGAGGTCCTGCACCACCTTGTTGAGCGACAGCACCTCCGGCCGGAGCAGCTTCTTGCGGGAGAGCGTGAGGAGCTGCCGGGTGACGCCCACCGCGCGGTGCGCCGCCTCGATGATCCCGTCGGCGCACTCGCGCAGGCGCGGATCGGTGGTCGGCAGGTCCCGCACCAGCAGCTCGGAGTAGCCGAGCACCACCGCGAGCACGTTGGAGAAGTCGTGGGCGACGCCGCCGGCGAGCCGGCCCACCGCCTCCATCTTCTGCGCCTGGCGGAGGTTCTGCTCCAGCTCGCGGCGCTCCGCCTCGGCGCGCTCCCGCTCCGACATGTCGCGCACCGACACCACGCGCAGCCCGCGGTCGTGCAGGCGCAGCGCGTCCACCGTCACCTCGACCGGGAAGGCCGTCCCATCGGCGCGCCGGTGCCGCCCCGGGGCGGCGTGGATCCCCGCCGCCGGGCCGCCCTCGCCGCCGCCCTCCTCGAGCAGGTCGGCGTAGCGCAGGTCGCGGAGCGCGTCGCGATCGCGGCCGTAGAGCCGCTCGGCGGCCGGGTTCGCGTCCTCCAGCCGGCCCGACTCCGCGTCCACCAGCAGGATGGCGTCGGAGGAGGTCTCGAACACGCCGCGGTGCAGCGCCTCGCTCTCCACCAGGCGCGCCACCAGCTCGCGCTGCGAGCGCTTCATCCGCACCTTCTCGACCGCGTTCTCGACCTTGAGGTTGAGCGCGTCGTAATCGGAGACCGGCTTCGTCACGTAGTCGAACGCGCCGATCTGCACCGCCTGGATGGCGGAGTCGAGGGAGGCGTAGCCGGTGACCAGGATCACCTCGACGTCGGGCTTGGCCGCCTTGAGCTGGCGGGCCACGTCGAGCCCCGAGCCGTCGCCCAGGTTCTTGTCCACCAGCGCCACGTCGATGTCGCCGGGCTCCGCCGCGCGCGCCAGCGCCTCGCGCGCCGAGCCGGCGAGGAGCAGGGTGCGCCCCTCGCCTTCCAGGAACCGCCGGAACACGTCGAGGATCACGGGCTCGTCGTCGACGATGAGGATCGTCGCCATGTCGCCTCCGGGAGATCGAAGCGGACCCCGGCCGAGAGGCCCGCCGCCGCGAGCGCGCCGAGCGGCGAGCGCCCGGCGGCCAGCAGCGACGCCTCCAAGAATGGGGTCGCGAAGCGGAACGGCCAGCCCACGCCCAGGGTGGCGTGGAGCGCGGGGGCGGCGCCGGCGTCGCGGGCGGCACCGTCGGGATCGACGCGGCCGAGGAGCGCGCCCGCGGCCAGGCTCCCCCACAGCTCCGGCCCGCGGCGCAGCTCCCGGCGGACCGTGGCGCCGCCGAGGAGCGTCAGGCCCCGCGCCGGCGCGTCGGCGCTGAGCCGAATCGGCTCGCCCCTGGAGCCGGTGGCCCGCAGGTCGCGGTGGTCGTCGAACCCGAGCACGCCGGCCTCCAGCCGCCAGGCGAGCACGTAGGTCGGGGGCAACAGGCCCCGCATCGGCAGCTCCGTCGCGAGCCCCGCGCTCGCGGCGGTGAAGCGCCCCCGCAGGTCCCACAGGACGCCCGCGGTGGGGAGGATCGCCGGCCCGCGGGGGGGGACCAGCAGGAGCTCGGCGGTGGCCCGCGCCTGGCCCACCTGGGCGAGCACGGTCTCGCCGGTCCGCGCCGGGACGGCGGGCGCGCGGTACCGCACCCGCCAGGTCCCCTCGCCGTCCGGCTCCACGCCCAGGATCGACCCGCGCCGCGCCGAGACGGCCGGCACCGCGCGGACCGGGTTGTCGTAGCGATCGAGCACCGTGACCCGGAGCGCGGCGTCGTGGCCGTCGGCGAGCAGCACCGCGTCGTCGGGCGAGAAGCGGGCCCGGGCGGGCGGGCCGGGCTGCAGCGGCAGCGCGCGCGACCCCGAGATCCCGGCCGCGGGCGCGCGGGCGATGATGACCACCTCGCCGCGGCCGCCGAAGCCGGGGCGGACCCGCAGCCGCGCCGCGACCGCGCCGACCCCGGCCGGCGCCGGCGCGGAGAGGGTGCCGCCCGCCGCCGCCAGCTCCACCGGCGCGTCCACCGCGTTGCCGGCGGCGTCGAGCACGCGGGCGGTGACGCCCACCTCCTCGACCGAGCCCGCCACCACCGCCTCGCGATCGAACGTCACCGCCACCGTGGCGGGCGGCCCGGCGACGGCGTCGAGCCGGATCACCGCGCGCGAGGCGGGCGAGCCGGGGAGCCGCACCACCAGCCGGTCCTCGCCCACCGCGCCGGCCGGCAGGGTCCAGATCGCCTCGAACGCGCCCGGCTCGCGGGCCACCGCGCTCACGCTGCCGCGCGAGGCCTCGAACGCCGGCACGTCGCCGCGGCGCGCCGCCCCGTGGGGCGCGACCACGTAGGCGAGCACGCGCACGTGCTCGGCCTGGTCGGCGTGCACCGCGACGTGGTCCGCGACCGCGTGCACGAGCGAGGTCTCCGGCACGTGCAGGTCCACCGGCCGGAAGCCGTGGTGGGCCTCGCGCACGCCGGGCGGGACCACCACCGGGATGACCGCCAGGCCGTCGGGGCCTGCGCGCCGCGGCCCGAAGGTCCGGTCGCCGATGCGCAGCGAGATCTCCTGCCCGGGCTGCGATCGGACCCGCGCGTCCCCCTGCCCGGAGAGCGGCAGCGCCAGCCACCCGTCCACCGGGCCGCGCGCGGTCCGGCCGGTGGCGGCGACGATCGCGACCAGGGGGTAGCGCTCGGCGGGCGGGCGGTAGCGCGCGGCGAAGCCGCCGCCCGCGAGCCGGCGGAGCCCCTCCACCCGGCCGGCGTTGGTGGAGATCGAGAGCTCCTCCACCTCGGCGGGCGCGTGGATGCGCAGCTCGGCGGCGCCGTCGCGCCCGAGCAGCAGGCGCGGCGGATCGGCCACGATGCGCAGCGCGCCGCCCGAGCCGGGCGGCGGCTCGTCCAGCGCGGCGGCGCCGGCCGGACCGAACGCCGCCAGCAGGGCGACGGCCACGAGGGCGCGGGTCGGGCTAGGGCGGCGGCGGCGGCGGCGCATTCCAGTCCATCTCGAGCGACTCGATGTTGCCCGCCCTGGTCGCGGTGGGCGGGCAGCGGCCGTCGGGGGCGGGGGCGGCGCCGGGCCGGCACTCCGGCGCGGCGGCGGGCTCCGGCCGCTCCTGGGCGCGGCGTGCGGCCGCGCGCGCGAGGACGCCCGGCGCCACCTCGGCGGACGGGCGCGCCTTGGCGCGGAACGCCTCCGCGGTGGCCGCGGCGGGCGCCGCCTTGGGCGCGGCCACGGCCGCCGTAGCGGCGGGCGCGGCGGAAGGGGTCGGGACGGGGGCGGCGGCTGGCGCCGGGGTGGCGGGCGCGGGGTCGACCGCGGAGGTCGGGGCGCCGCGGGCGGCCGGGGCCGGGGCTGGACGCGGCGGGCGGCGCGCGGCGGCGGCCGGCGCGGGCGAAGGCGGCGGTGCCGCCGGCGCGGCGACGGTGAGGACCGCCGGGCTCGCCGGCGACCCGGCCGTCACCGCCTCGGCCTCGGGCGCAGGCGGGGCCGCGTGGCGGCGCCCGGACAGGACCGCGCCCGCGCTGGCCGCGGCCACCCCGGACGCGAGCGCCAGCCAGGCGGCGAGGCGCGCGGCGCGGATCACGGCGTCCCCTCCGCCGGCGCGGCCGGGATGGAGACGCAGAACTCGGTCACCGCCCACGGGAGCCGGGCCGGATCGGCGGCGTCCACCAGCGTCACCGCGCCGCCGAAGCGGCTCATCAAGCGGCGCGAGATGTGGAGCCCGAGGCCGGTGCCGTGCCCGGGCGCCTTGGTGGTGAAGCGCGGCTCGAAGATGCGCTCGCGGAGCTCGGCCGGGATGCCCGTCCCCGCATCCGACACGCGCACCTCGATGCCCTCGCCCGCCGCCGCGATCACCCGCACCTCCACCCGCCCCGGGCCCACACCATCCACCGCGTCGAGCGCGTTGGCGATGAGGTTCGTCGCCGCGTGCACCAGCGCGCCCGGCGCCCCGAAGCCGTCGGGCAGGCCCGCCGCAGGCGCGAACGCGAAGCGCGCGCCGAGCGGGCGGACGCGCAGCGCCAGCAGGTCCACCGCGCGCGCGACCACCGGCGCGACCGCGAAGCGCACCGGCTCGGCGTCGCCGGCGCGGAACAGCTCGTCGTAGCCGTTCACGACCTCGCCCATGCGCGCGAGCTGGCTGCGCAGGATCCGCCACGCCTCCTGCTGCGCCAGCCCCGGGCCGGCGGCGCGCTCGAGCAGCGTGGCGGCCGCGTCCGCGCCCATGAGCGGCTGCCGCAGCTCGTGGAGCAGCGCGGGCGCGAGCAGCTCGGCGTCGAGCAGGGCGAGTCCGGCGGGGTCGTCGTGCTTCCTCTTCATGCGCGCTCCGTCAGGCGAGGTGCGCGGCCGTGGCCGCCGGGAGCAGCACCGTGATGGCCGCCCCCGCCCCCTCCTCGCTCTCCACCACGATGCGCCCGTGGTGGGCCTCCACGATGCTGTGCGACACCGACAGCCCCAGGCCGACGCGGCCCGGGTGCTCCTTGGTGGTGAAGAACGGGTCGAAGATCCGCTCGCGGATGGTGACCGGGATGCCCTTGCCGGTGTCGGCGATGCGCAGCCGCAGCGCCTCGCCGTCCACCGTGCCGAGCGACACCTCCAGCGAGCCGCCGCGCGGCATGGCGTTGATGGCGTTCTCCACCAGGTGCGCCACCACCTGCTGGATCTGCACCGGGTCGCCCTGCGCGTCGGGGAGCCGCTCGTCGAAGCGGGTGGTGAGCTCGATGCCGGCGGCGCGCAGGCGGTCCTCGTAGAGCGCCAGCGCGGCGCGCACCGGGGCCACCAGCGAGAAGCGCCGGCCCTGCATCGACCGCTCCTGGTCGGCGAAGCTGCGCAGGTCCTCCACCACCCGCGCCACGCGCGCGGTCTGCTCCTGCGCCCGCCCGATCATCTCGGCGTGCGCGCTGCCCGCCGGCAGCTCGCGCTTCAGGATGGCGAGGTAGCCCACGATGGCGGTCATGGGGTTGTTGAGCTCGTGCGCCAGGCCCGCGCCGAGCGAGCCGAGCGCGGCCAGGCGGCGGGTGCGGAGGATCTGGTCCTGCGCGGTCTTCAGCTCGGCGGTGCGCTCCTCGACGCGCGACTGCAGCTCGCGGTTCCAGCCGCGGATCTCCTCGTCGCGCCGCCGCAGCTCCCCGGTCATGCGGCCGAAGGCGCGGCCCAGGTCGGCGATCTCGTCCCGGCCCTTCTCCGACACCGGGGCCGAGAAGTCGCCGGCGGCGATGGCGGCCGCGGCGCGCGAGAGCCGCTCCACCGGCCGCGTCACCATCCGCGCCAGCACCGCGCCCACCAGCAGCGCCAGCACGAGCGCCACCGCGGACCAGCCCACCGTGTAGAAGCGCAGCCGCTCCGCCGCGCTGAACGCGACCGCCATGGGCTGCGCCACCACCGCGCCCCAGCCCAGCGAGCCGAGCGGCGCGAACGCGGACAGCCAGCGCTCGCCGTCCTGCCGCCGCACCAGCCGCGACCAGGCCAGGCCCTTCCCGAACCCGACCTCGGACAGCCGGCGCTCCTCGTCGGTGAGCGGCCCGGCCTGCACCCCCGCGATGAGCGCGCCCTGGCCGTCCACCAGGTACGCGAGCCCGCCGGCGCCGGACAGCTCGGCGATGCGGTGCTCCACGTCGCGGAGCAGGATCTCCGCCGCGAGCGTCCGGTCCTTGCCGATGCGGAGCGCCACCGCGATGCGGGCCGGGCCGCGCTCGCCGCGGTACGGGGCCGAGAGCGTGGTCGCCCCGGCCTTCGCGGGCGCTCGCGGGATCTGCCGGGCGAAGCGATCGAGGTCGCGGTCGTCCACCGGCTCGCGGCCGGCCAGCGCCGGATCGCGCTCCGGCCGCCGCTCGAACACCGGCCCGGCCACCGGCGTGTTCGCGTCGTCGACGAGCACCAGGATCGAGACGAACGGGAGCTGCCGGTACGGGATGTCGAGCACCGCCGACAGCTCGCCGCGCGAGAACTCGTCGAAGGGCATCGCCGAGACCGCGAGGCGCAGGCTCTCGACCGAGTTCCCGACGAACCGCTCGGTGAACAGCGCCAGGTCCTCGGCGGCCTGGACCTGCATGCGGCCGACGGTGCGCTGCAGCTCGTCGCGGCTCACGGTGTACGAGACGAGCCCGAGCAGCGCGACCGGGAGGACCCCGACCGCCAGGAGCACGAGCCCGATCTTCGCGCCGAACCGCATGCGGTGCCCGGAGTCCTTGCCGAGGGAGCCGTCGAGATCCGCCCCGGGGAACGGCGGTTGCCCGGCCGTCCCTCGCAGGAGGGGGAATATGGTCGCCACCTGGGGAGGTGGACAAGCCTCGCAGGTGGCGGAATGTCCCACAAACCCGGGACGGAGCGAAGGAAAGTCAGGCCGCGGCGGGCGCGCGATCCCCAGATGGGCGCGCTCTCTCAGTGGAATTCCGTGCGTTCAGAGTCGTTTGACTGCCCCGCGGGAATCGGTATGGTGCGCGCGCTTGCCCTCCCAGGGAGACCCTCGATGACGATGCTCGAGAAGCTGATGCCGAAGTCGGACGACTTCTTCTCCGACTTCGAGGCGCAGGCGGCGACCGTGGTCGAAGGGGCGAAGCTGCTGAAGCTGCTGCTCGAGGACTTCACCGACGTCCCGAGAAAGTGCCAGGCGATCAAGGACGTCGAGCACAAGGCCGACGACATCACGCACCGCGCCTTCGCCCGGCTCCACACGCAGTTCATCACCCCGTTCGACCGGGCCGAGATCCACCGGCTGCTGTCCCGCATCGACGACGTGCTCGACCTCGCCGACGCCGCCGCCGAGCGCCTCGGCCTCTACGACATCGACCAGGTGCTCCCCGAGGCGCGGGACCTCGCCGCGGTGCTGGTGGCCCAGGCGCTGAAGATGGAGGAGGCGGTGAAGGGGCTCCGGAACATGAAGAGGGACCCGGGCACCATCCTCGAGGCCTGCAAGGAGATGAACGTCCTCGAGAACCAGGCCGACCACCTCACCCGGACCACCATGGCGAAGCTGTTCAAGCGCGGGAACGACCCGCTCACGGTCATCAAGTGGAAGGAGATCATCGATCTCATCGAGACCGCGACCGACCGGGCCGAGGACGTGGCGAACGTGATCGAGGGCGTGGTGCTGGAGCACGCCTAGACGATCCCACCCTCCCCGCCGCGCCCGGTCCGCCGCCATGCTCATCCTCGTCATCCTCCTCGTCCTGGTCGCGCTCGCCTTCGACTTCATCAACGGGTTCCACGACGCCGCGAACTCCATCGCGACCGTGGTCTCGACCCGGGTGCTCTCGCCGCTCGTCGCGGTGGCCTGGGCGGCGTTCTTCAACTTCATCTCCGCCATGCCGGTGCTGTGGGGCGCGGAGCTGAAGGTGGCCGCCACCATGGGCAAGGGCATCGTCCACTTCGAGCAGCTCAAGGCGGGCGGCATCTCGCTCGTGCTCATGGTGGTGTTCGCCGCGCTGATGGGCGCGATCGTCTGGAACCTGCTGACCTGGTGGTGGGGGCTGCCCTCGTCCTCCTCGCACGCGCTCGCCGGCGGCATGATCGGCGCGAGCCTGCCGCCGCTCGGCTTCGCCGGCCTCATCCCCTCCGGCATCCTCAAGATCGTCGCGTTCATCGTGCTCTCGCCGCTCATCGGCATGGTGCTCGGCTCGCTCATGATGGTGGCGACGGCCTGGATCGTGCGGAAGAACACGCCGGCGCGCGTGGATCGCTGGTTCCGGCGCCTGCAGCTCGTCTCGGCCGCGATCTTCAGCTACAGCCACGGCACGAACGACGCCCAGAAGGTGATGGGCATCATCTCGGTCATCCTCTACGGCACCATCTGGGCGGACCGCGCCGCGATGACGCCGGGGCACTTCCCGGTGCCGTTCTGGGTGGTGCTCTCCTGCCACGCGGCCATCGGCCTCGGGACCATGTTCGGCGGCTGGCGCATCGTCCGCACCATGGGCCACAACCTCACCAAGCTGCAGCCCATCGGCGGCTTCTGCGCCGAGACCGGCGGCGGCGTGACCATCCTCGCGCTCGCCCACTTCGGCATCCCGGTCTCCACCACGCACACCATCACCGGGGCGATCGTGGGCGTGGGCTCGACGAAGGGCACGCGCGCGGTGCGCTGGGGCGTGGCCGGCCGGATCATCTGGGCCTGGGTGTTCACCATCCCGGCCGCGGCGATCGTCGCCGGCGTCATCTTCCTGGTGACGCGCGCGATCGTGGGCGTGGTCGGCGTCGGCTGACGATCAGTCGCCGCGCCGCCGCGAGGCCAGCATCCCGCAGGCGGCGTGCTCGTCCTGGCCGCCGGAGTAGCGGCGCACGACGGGCGTGCCGGGCAGCTCGCGGGCGAGCGCGTCGCGGAACGCGTTCCACTCGTCCTCGTCCGGCGGGCAATAGCGGCCCGAGGCGTCGTTCACGGCGATGGGGTTGAGGCGCACCGGGATCCCGGCGAGCAGCTGGCCCAGCGCCGCCGCGTCCTCCTCGCCCACGTTCACGCCCGAGATCATGACGTACTCGAGCGTCACCCGGCCGCGCAGCGCCGCGTGCTCGCGGATCGCCTCGACCAGCTCGTCGAGCGGGAAGCCCTGCTCCACCGGCATGAGCGCGCGCCGCTTCCAGGGCATGGCGGCGTTGAGCGAGATGCACAGGCGGAACTTGTGCCCCTCGGCGGTGTAGCGGCGGATCATCGGGACCACGCCGGCGGTGGAGATGGAGATGCGCCTCGCGTCGATGCGCGCGCCGGCCGGATCGCAGAGCGCGTAGGCGGCGGTCAGCACCTCGTCGTAGTTCAGGAACGGCTCGCCCTGCCCCATGAACACCACCCCGGTGATGGGCCGCTCCGAGTCGGCCCGCACCGCGAGGAGCTGCGCGACCATCTCCCAGGAGCGGAGCGAGCGGTCCAGGCCGAGCTTCGCGGTGGCGCAGAACGCGCAGCCGAGCGCGCAGCCCGCCTGCGAGGACAGGCACACCACGTGGTGCGTGTCGAACAGCGGGATGCGCACGGTCTCGACGCGCAGGCCGTCGGGCAGCTCGAAGAGGTACTTTCGGAAGCCGTCGCGCGCGTCCACCGCCTCGAGGAGGCGCAGCTCGCCCGGCGTGGCGAGCGCGTCCACCTCGTCCAGCACCGAGCGGCGGACGTTGCGCGCGTCGCGGAGCGGGGCGCCGCGCCCGATGACCGCGCCGGTGATGCGGCGCGCGTCCTCGAGCGAGATGCCGGCACGGCGCGCCAGCGTTCGGCTGTCCTGGCCGGCGAGGTGGAGCACGGCGGCGAGATAGCATAAGTTCGCGCCGATGAGAGCACTCGCCGCCGCCGCACTCCTGTTCCTCGCGGGGTGCGTCACGTACAGCCAGCCGCCGGAGAACGCTCCGCCCCCCGCGCCGGAGGGCGAGGCGCCGCCCGAGGCCTCGCCCCCTCCGCCGCCGCCGCCGCCCGCGCCCTCGCAGGCCGAGCCCGCGCCGCAGCCGACGCCGCCGCGCGCACCGCAGGCTGCGCCCCCGACGGCAACCCCGCCCGCACCCCAGGCGGCGCCGCCCGCGCAGCGCCCGGGCTACCTGGGCCGCGACCAGGCGATCGACGCCGCGTTCCGCGTGGCGCGCGAGCGCAGGCTCCAGGTGGACACGGTGAAGCACGCGTTCCTCGACGAGCCCGCCGCGCGCTGGCACGTGGACGTGGCGGGGCCCCGCGACTTCGCGCGGGTGGTGCTGGACGCGCGCGACGGCCGCCTGCTCAAGGGCCGCTTCCGCGCGGGCGCCGCGGACGCGGGGCCGGAGCAGCGGGCGCCCTAGCCGCGCGCGCCGCGGCGGCGCCGGGCGGCGGCCGGCTCACCCACGGGCTGCCGCGCAGCGCGAAGCGCCAGGGGCGCGCCGCCCAGGCGCCGGCGTAGCCCACGTTCACGCGCGGGCCGGTCACCACCGCCTCGCTCGGCGGCGGCGCGTCCTCGACGAACAGGTCGTCGCCGGCGAGGTCTCGGCCGTTGTCGTGCTCGCGCCGGATGGCGAGCGCGCGGCACAGGTTCCCGGGCCCGCGGGTAGAGTGCAGGCACCCGTCGATCGGCTCGGCCGCGCGGAGCAGCACCGCCGACGGGAACCCCTCCGGCCCGGTCACCACGTTCATGCAGTGGGACGTTCCGTAGATCAGGTACACGTACGCGCGGCCGGGCGGCCCGAACATGATGGCGGCGCGCGGCGTGGGGCCGGCCCGGGCGTGCGACGCCCGGTCGTCGGGCCCGTGGTACGCCTCGGTCTCCACGATGCGCGCGGCGCGACGCACGCCGCCATCGAGGTGCACGAGCACCTTCCCCAGCAGCGCCCTCGCCACGGTGCGCGTGTCGCGCGCGTAGAACGCCTGCGGCAGCTTCATGCGGACCGCGGACGCTACCTCGCGGGAGCGTCCCGCGCCAGGCGGCCGGGCCGGCCTGGTCCGCGCCGCAGCAGCGACCCGGATCAGGCGGTCCCGGCCGGAACCCCACAGGGAGGGCGGACGCCCGCTTCGCCGGCCCGCCGAGTGTGCCAACCTTCGGGCGGACGTGCGCCCGCTCACCGTCATCGCCCTGCTGCTCGCGCTGCCGTGCGCCGCGCTCGCCGCCCCAGCCGCGGCGAAGGACGACGACTTCGAGCCCGACGAGCCGCTGCGATCGCTCGCGCTCGGGCCGCTGCCGCGCGCCCGCGCCATGGTCTCCGGCGACGTGGGCTGGCTGCGGAGCGGCATCGGCATCGGCGTGGGCCTCGGCGCGGCGCTCGACCTCGTGCTCCGCATCGACGCCATGCCGCTGTACGAGAAGGGGTTCGGCGGCCAGCGGGAGCTGCAGGGCGGCCTGCGCTTCTCGCCCATCGCCGAGGAGGACCTGCGCCTCACGGTCCAGGTCACCGGCGGGCAGGTGTTCATCTCCAAGCCGGCCGAGCTGGTGTCGTTCACCACGGTCCGGGGCGAGATCCTGCTCGGCGCCACCTTCGACCTGCTCAGCCCCTACGCGCGGCTCGGGGTCCGGACGCTGAGCCGCAGCGTCGAGGGCGCGGACGCGTGGCAGCGCGAGGAGGAGATCGGGCTCGGGGTGGAGCGGGTGCTCGGGCGCTTCGTGGTCGGCGCCGAGGGCTACGTCCTCGCCCGGCCGCACCGCTCGGGCATGGGCCAGTGGAGGCTGCGGGTGGGCTATGCGCTCTAGCGGATGCGAGCGCGGGTCCCGGCGGCGGGCCGCCCTCGCGGCGGCGCTCGCGCTCGCGGCGCTCGCCGGCTGCGCCACCCGCGACGTCGAGACCACGCCGTTCCGGATCCGCGCGGAGGGCCCGGACGGCGCCTCGCTGGTGGACGCGCGCTCCGGCGCCGGGTTCATCGTGGTGACCGGCCCGGCCAGCCTGCCGTCGCCCACCACGCTCCGGGTCGACCAGGCGGTGGTGGACGACGCGAGCGGCACGCGCACGCTCGACTCGGTCACGTTCAGCTTCGATCCGGCCGCGCTGCCCGACCTGGCCTTCCCCCCGCGCCTGGCCGGGCTGACCGTGACGGTGGAGCTGAACGTCGATCCGCACGGCGCCGGCCCCGTGCGCGAGCCGCTCACCATCCCCGCGCTCCGGATCGCGAGCGGGGACACGGCGCGGAGCTACGAGTTCCTCGTCGGCGAGTCCGCCTACACGCTCGCGGACGGCATGCCCGGCGTGCCCGCGCTGCTCGGCCCGTACGTCGGCACCGAGGACATCCCCTTCTTCGAGGTGCGCCCGAACTGGACCGAGTCCGAGCCGGCGAAGTGCGGCATGGTGTACGACGCCGACATGCTGCGCGTGACGCAGTCCATACCCGTGGTGACGCTGGCGGCCGGGCGGAGGGCCCAGGTGTACGTCGGGCTCCGGGCCGAGCCCTGGAACGTGGTGCACGTCCAGTCGTGGCACCGGCGCGGCACCTGCGCCGGGCAAGCGGGATCGTGGACGCAGTTCGCGGCCTGGCGTTAAAACACTCCTTCCATGCGCCGCGCCAAGATCGTCGCCACCCTCGGACCCGCGTCCGGCGAGCCGGACGTGCTCGCCAGGCTCCTCGAGCAGGGGGTGGACGTCGCCCGCCTGAACTTCTCCCACGGCCGGCACGAGGACCACGCGCGGATGCTCGACAAGATCCGCGCCGCCTCGCGCCACCTCGGCAAGGCCGTGGCCGTGCTGCAGGACCTGCAGGGCCCGAAGATCCGCACCGGCCCGCTGAAGGCCGGGAAGGCGGGCGTGCAGGTGGAGGCCGGGCAGGAGATCGTCATCACCACCGAGGGCGAGCTGGCGGGCGACGCGCACCTCGTCTCCACCACCTACCCGCACCTCGCCGAGGACGTGCGCGCCGGCGACCGCCTGCTGGTGGACGACGGCCTGCTCGAGTTCCGGGTGCTCGCCACCGACGGCGTGCGCGTGCGGGCCGAGGTGGTGGAGGGCGGCTGGCTCGGCGAGCACAAGGGGATCAACCTGCCCGGCGTGGCGCTCCGCACCGAGGCCATGTCCGAGAAGGACCGGGCCGACGTGGCGTTCGGCATCTCCCACGGCGTGGACTACGTCGCGCTGTCGTTCGTGCGCACGCCCCAGGACATCGGCCTCTGCCGCGAGGAGATGGAGCGCGCCGGCCGGGTGGTGCCCATCATCGCGAAGATCGAGAAGCCCGAGGCCATCGACAACCTCGACGCCATCATCGCCGCCGCCGACGGGGTGATGGTGGCCCGCGGCGATCTCGGCGTGGAGATCCTGCCGGAGCGCGTGCCGCTGCTGC encodes:
- a CDS encoding DUF47 domain-containing protein; this encodes MTMLEKLMPKSDDFFSDFEAQAATVVEGAKLLKLLLEDFTDVPRKCQAIKDVEHKADDITHRAFARLHTQFITPFDRAEIHRLLSRIDDVLDLADAAAERLGLYDIDQVLPEARDLAAVLVAQALKMEEAVKGLRNMKRDPGTILEACKEMNVLENQADHLTRTTMAKLFKRGNDPLTVIKWKEIIDLIETATDRAEDVANVIEGVVLEHA
- a CDS encoding inorganic phosphate transporter, with product MLILVILLVLVALAFDFINGFHDAANSIATVVSTRVLSPLVAVAWAAFFNFISAMPVLWGAELKVAATMGKGIVHFEQLKAGGISLVLMVVFAALMGAIVWNLLTWWWGLPSSSSHALAGGMIGASLPPLGFAGLIPSGILKIVAFIVLSPLIGMVLGSLMMVATAWIVRKNTPARVDRWFRRLQLVSAAIFSYSHGTNDAQKVMGIISVILYGTIWADRAAMTPGHFPVPFWVVLSCHAAIGLGTMFGGWRIVRTMGHNLTKLQPIGGFCAETGGGVTILALAHFGIPVSTTHTITGAIVGVGSTKGTRAVRWGVAGRIIWAWVFTIPAAAIVAGVIFLVTRAIVGVVGVG
- a CDS encoding radical SAM protein codes for the protein MLHLAGQDSRTLARRAGISLEDARRITGAVIGRGAPLRDARNVRRSVLDEVDALATPGELRLLEAVDARDGFRKYLFELPDGLRVETVRIPLFDTHHVVCLSSQAGCALGCAFCATAKLGLDRSLRSWEMVAQLLAVRADSERPITGVVFMGQGEPFLNYDEVLTAAYALCDPAGARIDARRISISTAGVVPMIRRYTAEGHKFRLCISLNAAMPWKRRALMPVEQGFPLDELVEAIREHAALRGRVTLEYVMISGVNVGEEDAAALGQLLAGIPVRLNPIAVNDASGRYCPPDEDEWNAFRDALARELPGTPVVRRYSGGQDEHAACGMLASRRRGD
- a CDS encoding DNA-3-methyladenine glycosylase; this encodes MKLPQAFYARDTRTVARALLGKVLVHLDGGVRRAARIVETEAYHGPDDRASHARAGPTPRAAIMFGPPGRAYVYLIYGTSHCMNVVTGPEGFPSAVLLRAAEPIDGCLHSTRGPGNLCRALAIRREHDNGRDLAGDDLFVEDAPPPSEAVVTGPRVNVGYAGAWAARPWRFALRGSPWVSRPPPGAAAARAARAPAAPAPRPRRPRGSGP
- the pyk gene encoding pyruvate kinase — protein: MRRAKIVATLGPASGEPDVLARLLEQGVDVARLNFSHGRHEDHARMLDKIRAASRHLGKAVAVLQDLQGPKIRTGPLKAGKAGVQVEAGQEIVITTEGELAGDAHLVSTTYPHLAEDVRAGDRLLVDDGLLEFRVLATDGVRVRAEVVEGGWLGEHKGINLPGVALRTEAMSEKDRADVAFGISHGVDYVALSFVRTPQDIGLCREEMERAGRVVPIIAKIEKPEAIDNLDAIIAAADGVMVARGDLGVEILPERVPLLQKEICSKANASGKPVIIATQMLNSMMEHPRPTRAEASDVANGIWDGADAVMLSGETASGRFPLAAVQMMDRIVREAEAGSPAALHARVPPPARPAPFNLVTASAACEAAEAAGAVAICCFTLRGETARLLAHFRPRVPIVAFSPDQSIRRRLALYWGVLPKVMEPVKNADLMAEIVSDRLLEEKLVKPGDRVVLVHGSPLGLPGQTNSIRLHEITHPSDRGPTQRYRVPV